From Onychostoma macrolepis isolate SWU-2019 chromosome 05, ASM1243209v1, whole genome shotgun sequence, one genomic window encodes:
- the pxna gene encoding paxillin a isoform X1, with protein MDGETSSALAVEEIDTIFWEFDMQDFTPEAGRAQEPMPDADMSASPEKTSPDSTDFVPLSASVEGAVEDMLEMQAISESVLVSALEMDSVAPSVQMSSLTSAPDPHSAPDSAAFEESDTLGAEKAHAGESLTGPVVQSTGTSDSDGTYMIPDPVWVMGGDALLADLESTTSHISKQAVFLPEETPYSYPTGSDSYQDVSSPPRVTSPPAQTLNGSWVEKPESKHSSTQSVSSAPKSASPRVSQSEEEHVYSFPNKQKTTDSPAAVMSSSLGSNLSELDRLLLELNAVQHSTPAFPTEETYPHKPASNAQCYVPENGVSSVVKAPPSKMEKPKRSAPGRGIEDVRPSVESLLNELESSVPAPVPAPAVPVVPELREVQEETPAQQQARISASSATRELDELMASLSDFKVQSNIMAQGKSSPTSVPKQGNKLDNMLGSLQSDLNRLGVQTVAKGVCGACKKPIAGQVVTAMGRTWHPEHFVCTHCQEEIGSKNFFERDGQPYCEKDYHSLFSPRCYYCNGPILDRVVTALDRTWHPEHFFCAQCGSFFGPEGFHEKEGKAYCRKDYFDMFAPKCGGCARAILENYISALNSLWHPECFVCRECFIPFVNGSFFEHEGQPYCEAHYHERRGSLCSGCQKPITGRCITAMGKKFHPEHFVCAFCLKQLNKGTFKEQNDKPYCQSCFVKLFS; from the exons ATGGACGGAGAAACTTCATCAGCATTAGCTGTTGAGGAGATTGACACGATTTTTTGGGAATTCGACATGCAGGATTTCACACCAGAAGCGGGACGGGCCCAAGAGCCGATGCCTGATGCCGATATGTCAGCTTCACCAGAGAAGACGTCACCAGATTCAACCGATTTCGTACCTCTGTCAGCTTCGGTAGAAGGTGCTGTGGAAGATATGTTAGAAATGCAGGCGATTTCTGAATCTGTTTTAGTTTCGGCTTTAGAAATGGATTCAGTTGCTCCATCCGTACAAATGTCCTCATTAACATCCGCTCCTGACCCACATTCAGCCCCAGATTCAGCTGCGTTTGAGGAGTCAGACACACTGGGAGCTGAAAAAGCACATGCTGGAGAGTCATTGACAGGTCCTGTTGTTCAGTCGACCGGCACGTCTGATTCAGATGGGACATACATGATCCCCGACCCGGTGTGGGTGATGGGGGGAG ATGCTCTTCTCGCGGATTTGGAGTCCACAACTTCCCACATTTCCAAACAAGCTGTTTTTCTGCCAGAAGAGACGCCATATTCTTACCCCACAGGAAGTGACTCATATCAGGACGTGTCCTCCCCACCTCGCGTAACCTCTCCTCCTGCTCAAACACTGAATGGATCTTGGGTAGAAAAGCCAGAATCGAAGCACTCATCAACCCAG TCTGTCAGCTCAGCTCCGAAAAGCGCCAGTCCTCGTGTGTCACAGTCTGAAGAAGAGCACGTCTATAGTTTCCCCAACAAGCAGAAGACTACTGACTCCCCCGCCGCCGTCATGAGCTCATCACTGGGCAGTAACCTATCAGAGCTGGACCGTCTGCTGCTGGAGCTCAATGCCGTACAGCACAGCACACCTGCCTTCCCTACTGAAG AGACCTACCCACACAAACCAGCCAGCAACGCCCAATGCTATGTCCCAGAAAACGGCGTCTCATCAGTAGTGAAAGCACCTCCTTCCAAGATGGAGAAACCCAAACGCAGTGCACCCGGACGGGGGATCGAAGATGTCAGACCCAGTGTGGAGAGCCTGCTTAATGAGTTGGAGAGCTCTGTGCCGGCCCCTGT ACCCGCCCCTGCAGTGCCAGTGGTCCCTGAGTTGAGAGAAGTTCAGGAGGAGACCCCCGCCCAGCAGCAGGCCAGAATCTCTGCCTCCTCAGCGACACGAGAACTCGATGAACTCATGGCCTCACTTTCTGACTTTAAAGTTCAAAGCAAT ATTATGGCTCAGGGCAAGAGTTCCCCCACCAGCGTTCCAAAGCAGGGGAATAAACTGGATAACATGTTGGGCAGCCTGCAGTCAGACCTCAACCGGCTGGGTGTCCAGACTGTTGCCAAAGGCGTTTGTGGAGCCTGCAAGAAACCCATCGCTGGCCAG GTGGTGACAGCAATGGGGCGGACGTGGCATCCGGAACATTTCGTGTGTACTCACTGTCAGGAGGAAATCGGCTCCAAAAACTTCTTTGAGCGAGACGGCCAGCCGTACTGTGAAAAGGACTACCACAGCCTCTTCTCTCCACGCTGTTACTACTGCAACGGACCCATTCTGGAC AGAGTGGTGACCGCGTTAGACAGGACTTGGCATCCGGAGCATTTCTTTTGTGCCCAGTGTGGGTCATTCTTTGGGCCTGAGG GTTTCCATGAGAAGGAGGGAAAGGCGTACTGTAGGAAGGACTACTTCGACATGTTTGCCCCCAAATGTGGCGGTTGTGCTCGTGCCATCCTGGAGAACTATATTTCGGCTCTTAATTCTCTTTGGCACCCTGAGTGTTTTGTCTGCAGG GAGTGTTTCATTCCGTTTGTGAACGGCAGTTTCTTCGAGCATGAAGGGCAGCCCTACTGTGAGGCTCATTACCACGAGCGCCGCGGCTCCCTCTGCTCCGGCTGTCAGAAACCCATTACTGGCCGCTGCATCACCGCCATGGGCAAGAAGTTTCACCCCGAGCATTTCGTCTGCGCCTTCTGCCTTAAACAGCTGAACAAGGGCACATTCAAAGAGCAGAATGACAAACCCTACTGCCAAAGCTGCTTTGTCAAGCTCTTCAGCTAG
- the pxna gene encoding paxillin a isoform X3, translating to MSSSLGSNLSELDRLLLELNAVQHSTPAFPTEETYPHKPASNAQCYVPENGVSSVVKAPPSKMEKPKRSAPGRGIEDVRPSVESLLNELESSVPAPVPAPAVPVVPELREVQEETPAQQQARISASSATRELDELMASLSDFKVQSNIMAQGKSSPTSVPKQGNKLDNMLGSLQSDLNRLGVQTVAKGVCGACKKPIAGQVVTAMGRTWHPEHFVCTHCQEEIGSKNFFERDGQPYCEKDYHSLFSPRCYYCNGPILDRVVTALDRTWHPEHFFCAQCGSFFGPEGFHEKEGKAYCRKDYFDMFAPKCGGCARAILENYISALNSLWHPECFVCRECFIPFVNGSFFEHEGQPYCEAHYHERRGSLCSGCQKPITGRCITAMGKKFHPEHFVCAFCLKQLNKGTFKEQNDKPYCQSCFVKLFS from the exons ATGAGCTCATCACTGGGCAGTAACCTATCAGAGCTGGACCGTCTGCTGCTGGAGCTCAATGCCGTACAGCACAGCACACCTGCCTTCCCTACTGAAG AGACCTACCCACACAAACCAGCCAGCAACGCCCAATGCTATGTCCCAGAAAACGGCGTCTCATCAGTAGTGAAAGCACCTCCTTCCAAGATGGAGAAACCCAAACGCAGTGCACCCGGACGGGGGATCGAAGATGTCAGACCCAGTGTGGAGAGCCTGCTTAATGAGTTGGAGAGCTCTGTGCCGGCCCCTGT ACCCGCCCCTGCAGTGCCAGTGGTCCCTGAGTTGAGAGAAGTTCAGGAGGAGACCCCCGCCCAGCAGCAGGCCAGAATCTCTGCCTCCTCAGCGACACGAGAACTCGATGAACTCATGGCCTCACTTTCTGACTTTAAAGTTCAAAGCAAT ATTATGGCTCAGGGCAAGAGTTCCCCCACCAGCGTTCCAAAGCAGGGGAATAAACTGGATAACATGTTGGGCAGCCTGCAGTCAGACCTCAACCGGCTGGGTGTCCAGACTGTTGCCAAAGGCGTTTGTGGAGCCTGCAAGAAACCCATCGCTGGCCAG GTGGTGACAGCAATGGGGCGGACGTGGCATCCGGAACATTTCGTGTGTACTCACTGTCAGGAGGAAATCGGCTCCAAAAACTTCTTTGAGCGAGACGGCCAGCCGTACTGTGAAAAGGACTACCACAGCCTCTTCTCTCCACGCTGTTACTACTGCAACGGACCCATTCTGGAC AGAGTGGTGACCGCGTTAGACAGGACTTGGCATCCGGAGCATTTCTTTTGTGCCCAGTGTGGGTCATTCTTTGGGCCTGAGG GTTTCCATGAGAAGGAGGGAAAGGCGTACTGTAGGAAGGACTACTTCGACATGTTTGCCCCCAAATGTGGCGGTTGTGCTCGTGCCATCCTGGAGAACTATATTTCGGCTCTTAATTCTCTTTGGCACCCTGAGTGTTTTGTCTGCAGG GAGTGTTTCATTCCGTTTGTGAACGGCAGTTTCTTCGAGCATGAAGGGCAGCCCTACTGTGAGGCTCATTACCACGAGCGCCGCGGCTCCCTCTGCTCCGGCTGTCAGAAACCCATTACTGGCCGCTGCATCACCGCCATGGGCAAGAAGTTTCACCCCGAGCATTTCGTCTGCGCCTTCTGCCTTAAACAGCTGAACAAGGGCACATTCAAAGAGCAGAATGACAAACCCTACTGCCAAAGCTGCTTTGTCAAGCTCTTCAGCTAG
- the pxna gene encoding paxillin a isoform X2 translates to MDDLDALLADLESTTSHISKQAVFLPEETPYSYPTGSDSYQDVSSPPRVTSPPAQTLNGSWVEKPESKHSSTQSVSSAPKSASPRVSQSEEEHVYSFPNKQKTTDSPAAVMSSSLGSNLSELDRLLLELNAVQHSTPAFPTEETYPHKPASNAQCYVPENGVSSVVKAPPSKMEKPKRSAPGRGIEDVRPSVESLLNELESSVPAPVPAPAVPVVPELREVQEETPAQQQARISASSATRELDELMASLSDFKVQSNIMAQGKSSPTSVPKQGNKLDNMLGSLQSDLNRLGVQTVAKGVCGACKKPIAGQVVTAMGRTWHPEHFVCTHCQEEIGSKNFFERDGQPYCEKDYHSLFSPRCYYCNGPILDRVVTALDRTWHPEHFFCAQCGSFFGPEGFHEKEGKAYCRKDYFDMFAPKCGGCARAILENYISALNSLWHPECFVCRECFIPFVNGSFFEHEGQPYCEAHYHERRGSLCSGCQKPITGRCITAMGKKFHPEHFVCAFCLKQLNKGTFKEQNDKPYCQSCFVKLFS, encoded by the exons ATGGACGACTTAG ATGCTCTTCTCGCGGATTTGGAGTCCACAACTTCCCACATTTCCAAACAAGCTGTTTTTCTGCCAGAAGAGACGCCATATTCTTACCCCACAGGAAGTGACTCATATCAGGACGTGTCCTCCCCACCTCGCGTAACCTCTCCTCCTGCTCAAACACTGAATGGATCTTGGGTAGAAAAGCCAGAATCGAAGCACTCATCAACCCAG TCTGTCAGCTCAGCTCCGAAAAGCGCCAGTCCTCGTGTGTCACAGTCTGAAGAAGAGCACGTCTATAGTTTCCCCAACAAGCAGAAGACTACTGACTCCCCCGCCGCCGTCATGAGCTCATCACTGGGCAGTAACCTATCAGAGCTGGACCGTCTGCTGCTGGAGCTCAATGCCGTACAGCACAGCACACCTGCCTTCCCTACTGAAG AGACCTACCCACACAAACCAGCCAGCAACGCCCAATGCTATGTCCCAGAAAACGGCGTCTCATCAGTAGTGAAAGCACCTCCTTCCAAGATGGAGAAACCCAAACGCAGTGCACCCGGACGGGGGATCGAAGATGTCAGACCCAGTGTGGAGAGCCTGCTTAATGAGTTGGAGAGCTCTGTGCCGGCCCCTGT ACCCGCCCCTGCAGTGCCAGTGGTCCCTGAGTTGAGAGAAGTTCAGGAGGAGACCCCCGCCCAGCAGCAGGCCAGAATCTCTGCCTCCTCAGCGACACGAGAACTCGATGAACTCATGGCCTCACTTTCTGACTTTAAAGTTCAAAGCAAT ATTATGGCTCAGGGCAAGAGTTCCCCCACCAGCGTTCCAAAGCAGGGGAATAAACTGGATAACATGTTGGGCAGCCTGCAGTCAGACCTCAACCGGCTGGGTGTCCAGACTGTTGCCAAAGGCGTTTGTGGAGCCTGCAAGAAACCCATCGCTGGCCAG GTGGTGACAGCAATGGGGCGGACGTGGCATCCGGAACATTTCGTGTGTACTCACTGTCAGGAGGAAATCGGCTCCAAAAACTTCTTTGAGCGAGACGGCCAGCCGTACTGTGAAAAGGACTACCACAGCCTCTTCTCTCCACGCTGTTACTACTGCAACGGACCCATTCTGGAC AGAGTGGTGACCGCGTTAGACAGGACTTGGCATCCGGAGCATTTCTTTTGTGCCCAGTGTGGGTCATTCTTTGGGCCTGAGG GTTTCCATGAGAAGGAGGGAAAGGCGTACTGTAGGAAGGACTACTTCGACATGTTTGCCCCCAAATGTGGCGGTTGTGCTCGTGCCATCCTGGAGAACTATATTTCGGCTCTTAATTCTCTTTGGCACCCTGAGTGTTTTGTCTGCAGG GAGTGTTTCATTCCGTTTGTGAACGGCAGTTTCTTCGAGCATGAAGGGCAGCCCTACTGTGAGGCTCATTACCACGAGCGCCGCGGCTCCCTCTGCTCCGGCTGTCAGAAACCCATTACTGGCCGCTGCATCACCGCCATGGGCAAGAAGTTTCACCCCGAGCATTTCGTCTGCGCCTTCTGCCTTAAACAGCTGAACAAGGGCACATTCAAAGAGCAGAATGACAAACCCTACTGCCAAAGCTGCTTTGTCAAGCTCTTCAGCTAG